In Musa acuminata AAA Group cultivar baxijiao chromosome BXJ2-8, Cavendish_Baxijiao_AAA, whole genome shotgun sequence, one genomic interval encodes:
- the LOC135619174 gene encoding RING-H2 finger protein ATL80-like, whose protein sequence is MPPSARILQTSSGLLPVAEPPEPLSVDSDVVVILAALLCALICVVGLALVARCAWLRRASPGARPAPPSKGLKKKALRALPKVSYGAATAAGGRLAECPICLAEFAEGDEIRILPQCGHGFHVGCVDTWLVSHSSCPSCRRVLVVAADAAQPSRCQRCGASSSDAAAVAATAAAEEVAKAREDGDANRFLP, encoded by the coding sequence ATGCCTCCATCGGCGAGAATCTTGCAGACGAGCTCCGGCTTGCTTCCCGTTGCGGAGCCTCCGGAGCCGCTGTCGGTGGACTCCGACGTGGTGGTGATACTGGCGGCGCTGCTCTGCGCCCTGATCTGCGTCGTCGGGCTCGCCCTCGTGGCGCGCTGCGCCTGGCTCCGGCGGGCCTCCCCCGGGGCACGGCCCGCGCCGCCGAGCAAGGGGctcaagaagaaggcgctcagggCGCTGCCCAAGGTGTCTTACGGCGCCGCCACAGCGGCGGGCGGGAGGCTCGCTGAGTGCCCCATCTGCCTGGCGGAGTTCGCGGAGGGGGACGAGATCCGCATCCTGCCGCAGTGCGGGCACGGGTTTCACGTCGGGTGCGTCGACACGTGGCTCGTGTCCCACTCGAGCTGCCCCTCCTGCCGCCGCGTCCTTGTCGTCGCCGCCGATGCCGCCCAGCCGTCGCGGTGCCAGAGGTGCGGTGCCAGCTCCAGCGACGCTGCTGCGGTCGCCGCCACAGCGGCAGCCGAGGAAGTGGCCAAGGCTCGAGAGGACGGCGATGCCAATAGGTTCCTCCCCTGA